From one Chanodichthys erythropterus isolate Z2021 chromosome 3, ASM2448905v1, whole genome shotgun sequence genomic stretch:
- the nfil3-2 gene encoding nuclear factor, interleukin 3 regulated, member 2, with the protein MESLNLQISTNSSASKTLENTESFSDYSDLLHSPENSPRQSRLLKPKPNMSCRRKREFISDEKKDASYWEKRRKNNEAAKRSREKRRYNDMILENRVMALNDENVRLKTELLQLKLRFGLISTASYMEKSQQIGGAVSGTSGGNSTSSSSSSRFYPNSYSSVSQMMINSDSSETEQSVRGDGHLKLTKYSPRGSLSDMSDGSSRDSPEPLAYDIKQEGMGLEMDIVNSTTAQIMFNIHSRLPAVLHQRTFEPGYSASQQKQQRLETVESSDVPQSAQRSVISYRSSSASYPVETQEMIPKEQQNLTQLTEEPTESHKTLAERKTLDLSPYDYTEASERQAYIAQRQTPRVDAAAPNLLVRPEDGDETQMYHCSNSPPDNDEPPVLTYEGGLRQEEYYEAHSGKDTSSSDGDPRSSDKEGSTDDESPSSSCSDTGSYHPHIFMTQSSFSPSQCRDGQVEMKGTALPHKLRLKHRAQSDGTASSQDSPTTPPANFQPLPQHPYLALSQPGGQLSAGFCKQDTSVGSIECGMKESSLRNSRNKRHD; encoded by the coding sequence ATGGAAAGTTTGAACTTGCAAATCTCAACTAATTCCAGTGCAAGCAAAACTTTAGAGAACACAGAAAGCTTTTCAGACTACAGTGATCTTCTCCATTCACCTGAAAACAGCCCTCGCCAGAGCCGCCTTCTCAAACCAAAGCCAAACATGAGCTGTCGACGCAAGCGTGAGTTTATCTCCGATGAGAAAAAGGATGCATCCTACTGGGAAAAGCGACGCAAGAACAACGAGGCAGCCAAGCGTTCCCGGGAGAAACGGCGCTATAATGACATGATCCTCGAGAACAGAGTCATGGCACTAAACGATGAGAATGTACGCCTAAAAACTGAACTTTTACAGCTTAAGCTCAGGTTTGGTCTGATAAGTACAGCCTCCTACATGGAAAAGAGTCAGCAGATCGGTGGGGCAGTCAGTGGAACTTCTGGGGGCAACTCCAcatcatcctcttcctccaGTCGCTTCTACCCTAATAGTTACTCCAGTGTTTCTCAGATGATGATAAACTCTGATTCTTCTGAAACAGAGCAGTCCGTTCGAGGGGATGGGCATTTGAAATTGACTAAGTACTCCCCACGAGGTTCCCTCTCTGATATGTCCGATGGCTCCTCTCGGGACAGCCCAGAGCCATTGGCATATGACATCAAGCAGGAAGGGATGGGTCTAGAGATGGACATTGTCAATAGCACCACCGCACAGATCATGTTCAACATTCATTCTAGACTGCCTGCAGTACTTCACCAGCGCACGTTTGAGCCAGGTTATTCAGCCAGTCAACAGAAGCAACAACGCCTGGAGACGGTTGAAAGTTCTGACGTCCCGCAATCTGCTCAAAGAAGTGTCATCTCATACCGTTCTAGCAGTGCCTCATATCCTGTAGAAACTCAGGAAATGATTCCAAAAGAGCAGCAAAACCTCACCCAGCTTACAGAGGAACCAACCGAAAGTCACAAAACCTTGGCAGAGAGGAAGACTTTGGACTTGTCTCCTTATGACTACACAGAGGCAAGCGAAAGGCAAGCGTACATTGCTCAGCGACAAACTCCTAGGGTTGATGCTGCCGCCCCAAATCTTCTGGTGAGACCAGAGGATGGAGATGAAACACAGATGTATCACTGCTCTAACAGCCCTCCTGACAACGATGAGCCACCAGTGCTGACCTACGAAGGAGGCTTGAGACAAGAAGAGTACTATGAGGCTCACTCAGGAAAGGACACTTCCTCAAGTGACGGGGATCCTCGCAGCTCTGATAAAGAGGGCTCCACAGATGATGAGTCCCCCTCTTCCTCTTGCTCTGATACAGGCAGCTACCACCCTCACATATTCATGACCCAGAGCTCATTCTCACCAAGCCAGTGCAGAGATGGACAAGTGGAAATGAAAGGCACTGCCCTACCCCACAAATTGAGACTCAAGCACAGAGCTCAGAGTGATGGCACAGCATCATCTCAGGACTCACCAACGACGCCACCTGCTAATTTTCAACCATTACCTCAGCACCCTTACCTGGCCTTGTCTCAACCTGGCGGTCAGTTGAGTGCAGGGTTTTGCAAGCAGGACACTTCGGTTGGAAGCATCGAATGTGGGATGAAGGAATCCAGCTTGCGTAACAGTCGCAACAAGAGACATGACTGA